Sequence from the Helianthus annuus cultivar XRQ/B chromosome 13, HanXRQr2.0-SUNRISE, whole genome shotgun sequence genome:
ACTGTATATAAAACATTATTGGTGGGTCAACCCCACCCGGCCTATTTtaaactaggggtgcaaacgagccgctCGAGCTGCttgagatcggctcgagaaaaagctcgaaacgagccgagcttgagccaaaataaagctcgtttatttatcaagcctggcatgtgaagctcgtcactgtcgtcgagccttagtgtaatattagttttttttagtatttaataacatttacccCTCATTTAAAGTTGTCTAGTAAACGGCCGAGCCGaacttatttaaacttgtttacgagccgagcccgaacctaaaaataagcttgtttagtaaacaagtctgagcttcacttatcgagctcgcaagcctaaatgagtctattatttatattatttttatttaatatattaattaacaGATAATAAATGAGCCAAGCCCGAGTCGAGCTCAAGCTTGAGAAGCTActgagccgagcttgagctctcataagttaatcgagctcggcCTCGGCTCGTTTGCAGTTGCACCCCTAAATATAAACAGAAACATTTTTGAGTTTTGACCCAATCATGCATTGACCCGTTGTTACCTTATCAATGATTCCGTATTCAACAGCCTCACTAGGACTAAAGTATTTTGGACGCCTTATATCTTCTTCAATCTGCTCCTCTGTCTTGCCAATGTGCTTTGAATACAGTTTTACCTTTGATCATTATTAAAAAACTACATTTAAGTAACCAATTAGTCAAATCGGTATTTTTAAACTAATGAAAAATATTGAAGTCCTCGTATATACCAATTCAGTTTTCACATTCTTTATTTCTCTTCTCATAATTTCAACATCTGTTGCTTGACCTTGAAACCTTGCAATTGGCTGCAAAACAATCAACATACATCATCACATTTATCATTAACTTTGGAAGCATAGACGCGATATCGAGcacaatgttgtagaaggcgctaggcgctagtcgcgcggtgaggtaccgcctagggattaatcggattaATAGGGATTAGTCGGGATTAATCAGATTGgactttttaagtataattttacaaatttaatatatatatatatatatatatatatatatatatatatatatatatagggtagggatatggtaaaaagtgtctaaaatgtaagaagggtaagaagtcttttaaaccattggatatttgatctaatggttgagatcaatagggtataaaatgtaaattgtgttttaattagaaggaccttatgtaaaaattaaagggcaatagtgacttttccaacgtttcaaaatatggtaaccgtttcaaaacccccatcaacCTTCCTAAAGATTagcgaattatatggtaaccagcgaattatatggtaaccgtcatcaatctccaaaaaatcaacgaatttcttcatactttatcataaatagatctataatcagattcatggcgtggtgttttaaaaaactggATAAATTGATTATGATTcaggtcatggtgttttatctggagacattgttcatgtcgTGGTGTTTTATACgcttatgattcaagtcatgatgttttatctggagacattgttcatggcgtggtgttttatcaatagaaAACGTTcacagattttaaaacaccatgactatgattcaagtcatggtggtttatctggagacattgttcatggcgtggtgttttatcaatacaaaaacatccccagattttaaaacaccatgactatgattcaagtcatggtgttttatctgtagacattgttcatggtgtggtgttttaaacatctatgattcaagtcatggtgttttatatggagacattgtataatcagattcatggcgtggtgttttaaaataactggataaattgactatgattcaagtcatggtgctTTATCTAGAATCcagaaaacattgtattgtgattacatccatggtgttttaacatctggacaatcaaaatacaaaacattcccatattttaaaacaccatgaccatGATTcaagtcacgatcagaaatgaggATGACGAAGATGAAAGACGATGATGGTGAATGATTTGTGGAGACGAAAGAAATTGGTGACGGTGGTCGGAGATGCATGTGTGTTCAAATCGGAGAAGAtgacgtgaagatgatgatgaaacaATCAATCCTAAAAATTTTCATGgccagttttttttttcagttatattgtaaatcaattaaatgacaaaaatgtacaattactaatctacccttttgaattaattaagaggagggacacttgtcattccaagattatttcttacacttcttacaaaagatggactttttacaggatcctttacctatatatatatatatatatatagataactttatactttttattaataaatttacaagtttaggagataactttatactttttattaataaatttaaaagtttaggaaccatacgtaaactagtgaaagatagagggggttaaatgttaaaatacctaAACTTAAAGGTTAAAATAGGTTTATAACTAAAATTTGGGCTTTAAACCATGGGCCAggtttcaaaaattgggttttttgGGTCAAAAAAAACATGGTTTTGGGTCAAAAACATGGGCCCGATTAGTCCGTTTTTTACCGATTTTGTCCGACTTTTACTGACTTTGACCAATTTTGACCATAACCGATTTTTTGACTGACTAGCTTAAATTTAGGCAGTAACCCAccgactagcgcctaggcgccgattaatcggccgcctaggccgatttctgcaacattGATCGAGCATGTGTACAAAAGTTACTTGCTTTATCTTTTTTATAATTCTTTTACATCTatttttttaattggtttaccTGTTTAATCATGATGGTTGACGAGGGCAGGGCCGAACGGTTTCCCTTTGCACCAGCAGCCAAAAGCAAGGCAGCTTCTCCCCACGCATTTCCGACACACAGTGTAAAAATCGGCGGCTTCACATATCTGCGAAAACATTCAAATGTATAAACATTTGAAGCTGTATAGAAAACTAATATATGCTAGTATATAAACAAGGCAACAATCAATTGATAATGTAATAAACGACTATCGTAATGGTATTCATGTGTGTAATATCGTACTTATGAGATGCAAAAAGACTTGCTACCTCATAACATCATAAATTGCAAAAGCCTCTGTCTCGTATCCCAACTTTTCACCACCCTGGAGAAagtaaaaacaaataaaacttgTTTGCAACCCGTGCAAATATTAACAGAATTTGTTTGCAATCTGTGCATATGAACCTTGAGCGTCATTTAGCTACAACTGAGAGAGATGTACAGtggtgaagcttgagatttccaacCGGGGGGTCAAAACGAacatacccaaaaatttctataaaatggggggtcgaaaacgtatatacccaaaaatttgtATAAAGGGgtgtcgaaaacgtatatacccaaaaatttgtataaaatggggtgtcgaaaacgtatatacccaaaaatttctatacaaaaactacatactctccactactgagcgaaaagttcagggggtcggccgcccccacTATCCTTCGCCCATGGAGATGTAGAAACAAAAAGAAGAGTCTAAATAAAAAAAGTACGTTTGCCGAGTGCTGAGGTCCGAGACTACATTTTATCCATTAGTAATCAAGCTATGAGTTTAGTAAAACCTTGCATTTATAAAGCATGTTGAATCAGTTAAAAAAAAGGCAATACCTTGGTTGTTCCCGTAGAGTTTATGTAAAGGTAAATTGGTTTTTTGTCATCTTCGTACTGTAGGTACAGAAATTCTGCCAGTATTAGTTCCGTGACGGATGGGACTAACGACATACCCAAATACACAATTCTGTTCTTGTACAAATAAGATGCTAAATCCGGAGGTGGTTGCTCCCAAGCACTTCCCCTCGAGAAAGGAATCACCTGTCATAAACTCATAATTAGTACACCAAATGTAGATTTTATTCCAATAATGAATAACCAACAATCAACAGTCTTTTACGTTTGTGTCAATAGCATGTGAAGCTTATTTATCGATCACTATAAAGCACTACCGGAAGAAATATGTTCTGTAGTTTATAACAACAAGAAACAAAAGAATGTTCCTATTTAAGTAATCTATTTCTAACCCTATAAAATGAAGTCACTGATGTTCTATGCATGTGATTGTTCTTCTGTATTTATGTCTACATGTAGTTCAATGATGTTATATATGTTTACTATGGTACTATTCACCCCTTTTTTGTTACCGACTCATTGGTAGCTTCTGTTTCTATACTTTTAAGTTATTTTTGTTTGTTCTGGAGCTGAGGATCTCTCTGGAAGCAGTCTCTTTGTTCCCagggatagaggtaaggtttTGCCTACATCCCACCCATAGTTGTCAACAGCGAGCGTAGCGGTCACTATAGTGCGCTACGTAGCGCATAAGTCTAGGCTCCctattagggttgtagcgataGATAGCGATAATAGCgacatttattttattttttgattttttttattataaatagcaattaaatatagctataaaatagctggattttaggtttttgttaaatatacatgtaaaatagcatacatACCacggtattttgatataatatacatataacaatttttttaataatttttttctaaggtatcgctatttataaaatagccgcccACTTTTTATCGTTATtcgctacgtagcatataggtaccttaccAGTTaccgctatttgtcgctattaacaactatgccCCATACCCTACCAATAGCTCTGCTATTTGTGAGATTTACTGTGTACGACTGTTGTTGTTGCACTTATGTATATGTATTATAATCATGAACATCTTTATGATTCTAAACGCGTATACAAACCAATACGAAATATTGGTTTAAACCACCAAACTGGCTGACCGTCCCAACCCGTCCAATTCCGTTCATCATTCCCCGAAATCGTAGTTAGTAATTCGGCCCATATTTTATAACAAAACCAGTCAAACCTCACCGTGAACGCCCCTAATTTTAATACATTCAAATTCAAGAATTACCTTGTAAGCATGcaaaatatttttgttttctgtTGCTCCTTTTGCTGTAACTGAACCAGTGATTTATAATATTTACTTTCAACTGAATTATCTAATTAAAGCAGTAATCTTTTGGCATTAAATAACATATACCCATCAAATAACGAATATAACAAACATAACGAATTGCAATTTAAATTGAGACGAAAAAAGGGGGAAAATTACCATAGTAACACCGAGGCGTTTTCCATGAGAGCTTGAAGACGGGTTGAGGGATGCGGGTCGGATCTTATGGCCGGAGAAATCGCTGGAAATACCGGTGCCGACGTACGGAGATATAAAATTGGTGGATAAAGAAGCTTTAatggaggaagaagaagatgtgCGAGTGTTTGTTGAATTGGGTTTTGATAGGATGTGTGCGCTAGGGAACAAGTGGGACGCCATTGAAACGAGCAGAAGAAATTGTTTGGAGAAGATGAAGGGTTGGGGGAAATAGATTAGGAACAGTTTTGACCCGACCCGGTTTGACTTACCCGCCCAAGTAATTCGGGTCAAATACTTGTTTGAATCAGGGATGAGCGTTTCTTGTACCGGTGGTCCGGTACTCACTTTTCCTGTTGTTCGGTACCGAtatttacgggtaaaacaccGGTAAATACTGGTACTAAAGTTGGAGAACTCGTTAGTGgctagtcggccggtgaggtggagactagcgactactcgggattatcatgattaatcggatcgggtttttttagagtaaattgtcaaaatcgtcactaaggtttgggcatgtttgtcattttcacccaaaacaatatttttgtaccatatagtccttcacttttcggattttttgctattttcatccaaacgtctgacTTTTTTGCCAAAATCTTCCCTGAGATCTGTGATTTTTTTGCTATTTTCATCAGAATGTTatgtttgatagaaaaaaaaaacaaattagacgtttggatgaaaatgacaaaaaatctcaaaagtgaagaactatattgtacaaaaaaaaaattgttttgaatgaaaatgacaaatatGCCCAAACCTAGGAACGATTTTTGCAACTTACTCGATTTTTTGTATGTAAATTGAAAAATTACTGTCAGTTGACCTCCTATCGTATTGTTGGTTAGCACATGTGTAAATTTTAATCTGAAACAAATACTTGTAAATTGCACTACAGTTAGCTAATTCATATAGGGTCGTATTATTGGCACACCTTGGGGATTAAATCGACaccctcaatacgcatcgtagaggtctatacgatgcgtattgaggtgGGTTCAAACTTCTATGCCTGCCAAAGGCTGCCATTGTCCCCTACCAAaaagtaatacgcatcgtataggcctatacgatgcgtattgagggtgtcgatttaattttttaatttttgcaaGGTAGCTTCCTGTCACGCGGTAGCTTTCCGTCACGCGAACGAAGAAGTAACACTTTGGACGTTTGTTGGTCTTCTAACATCTAGGAaaacattatttgagaataccccttaatttatcgaagctgtggaatgagatcctccactgttgggttatcatctttcaaccccatttcCCCTCAATTTATCGATTatgtttttcaacagggatgtaatgcaatgattcctttcaattgaatagaccgacacttgcttcataggactcacttgaatcatCTCGGATGTAATAACAATACGTTTAGCATTCGTGCCTGCTTAAATTGTAGAAAGCAAAGGGTAACGAAAatgaacattgtatttatcacgaaagtactaaACAACCGAGATAATAGCTCCGGTTTCATCAACTGCaattggaattgatcttggaacaacatactCTTGTTACCATCAATAATCttggaattgatcttggaacaacatactcttgttaacaacggttctccaattcctgATCAATAAAGGTTGCGGTTTGCAGATTCAATCTTCATTGcatcattaaaattaacaaggcggtctctttgcttcgtccactagaactatttgtgtatgcattcttagGGTTTTTATTATTTGAGTTGAAATcggctttgaaaccggacggaatctacgaagaaactgttcgatttcacggtttgtttgagaacctgattcagatacacagcggtctctttgcttcgtccactagaactatttgtgtatgcattcttttggtagtgaACAACGCTGATGGTACTGAACAACAGCTCCGGTTTcatttgcttcgtccactagaactatttgtgtatgcattctgtTGGTACTGTACaacagaatcaggttctcaaaacaaggatcgttctaatagattaaagagaactatttcagttatttctgttgatccacaaattacAACAAATTGTGTCTAATGCAATGATCTTCGAATGCGGTGTGTACGTTAAATACCGTTCACCGCTTGTTTAGTTGCTTCTCCTGTTAAGTTtgtgaaccaaccgaaatccacaaattcaaacAGTTTCTCCGTCGCTAATTTCTCCACTCACCGTGAAATCAAATAGTTTCTTtgtagattccgtccggtttcaaagccggttgaggattacgagtgatctagactcgttcaaggcatgcaatgtttcctctcaattgaatagaccgacacttgcttcatatgactcactagcagaagaacccgatacgtcttctgtgatgattcagaggtcggtctcgggtgggcataagatccgtgggcccgATACTGTCATGAAAgtaacatcttttaatacttcatttgtctaGAAACCATACTGTAAAGATCTCTACACAaactcttctacatcttttaaccaattgtccatcacttaagaccttgaaagatttgttgaaatcgaatttgtgtatctgaatcaggttctctgccttagatcggtcattccttgtgatacatgaacgtttgatttgaattttgaaagtgAAAAATTGATGGATAATGCAACAAAGAGACCGCCTTGTTAATTTTAGAGTATTTTTATCTTTTGTTGATGGATAACGCAAACAAGTTCTCCATCGTTTGTttttcagatctctattcggtcatctttccaaactgcaaCACACGATAAGTTCTCCAAAAAGAATGCATGCACAAATAGTTGGAGCATGAAGAAACGAAACCCTAACAActtatttgtgtatgcattcttttggtagttaatgatatcgattgctataacaggatggatgtgacacacacatATAGATAAgttgtcacagttgtcaagactgtttgtcgggtttccaatgctcacacagggtgataaacaacgctgatccGAACAcatgtgtttcccatagtcacaaacgattgcggtttgtatttcgcatagccaccgtttccgtagtaaaaacgGTTGCGGTACTAtctgttgaaatcgaagaaaagagtaaaaaagatgaatTGAGGCGTACATtaggaacaagaagtccaacaatccgttcattatctgttgttgtctAAAATACGTtacaatacgttaaaatacgctaaaatacgttacaatacgttaaaatacgctaaaatacgttacaatacgtaaaaatatattaaaatacgCCAAAATACATTACAATACGtaaaaatacgttaaaataccctaaaatacgttaaaatacgctacaatacgttaaaatacgcaaaaatacgttaaaatacgttaaaatacgttaaaataccctaaaatactctaaaatacgctaaaatacgtaaAAATACGATAAAATACGTTAAAATTCTATTAAATACGCAACAATATGTTAGAATACGTCAAAATACGCAAAAATACGTCAAAGTACGCGACTAACGATATTTCCACACACGTATACATATAATACGGCACTATGGAGTTCAAGTGGATTTCAAACAAAATTGTACGTAATCATAGAATAAGATATCCGCACGCAACCGAACGACACCAAAACgacttatgttgaaggtatacGTAATAAAACGACAAAATATGCGAAAGTTCGGCAAAAAACGAGACGTATACGCGTCGAACCGAGGGAAACACGATAACACTAAATTTGAAATAATGCCATAtacgatcgtataggcctatgttGTATCGTATATCAGGTTAATACGAATCGTATAGGCTTATACGATCCGTATTAAACTTGGAATTTTCTCAAAAGTACCCCTGAATTTATCAAAAAACCAGGGGTATTTCAGTAAAATCATcgattaatacgcatcgtatagccttatacgatgcgtattgaaataTAAATTTCTCAAAATGTTTTTTCAAATCAAGAGTTCCatcattacaaccacttgttttcaacggagatgtaatgcaatgattcctctcaattgaatagaccgacacttgcttcataggactcacttggatcgtctcggatgtaataacagtacgtttagcatccgtgcctgcttgaattgcagaaagcaaaggataacgaagatgaacattgtatttaGCACAAAAGTACTGAACAACCAAGATAACAACTCCGGTTTCATTTGTTTCGTCCACTAGAACAATTTGTGTATGCTTTTTTtacttgcttctcttgttaagtttctgacccaaccgaaatccacaaattcaaacagtttctccgtcgctaatttctccactcaccgtgaaatcgaacagtttcttcatagattccgtccggtttcaaagcccggttgaggattacgagtgttctagactcgttcaaggcatgcaatgtttcctctcaattgaatagaccgacacttgcttcataggactcacttgaatagtctcggatgtcacaccccaaccgatggcggaatgaTCGGGGCATGGCAcggagcgaaacagattgtccagaagtttccataacaactattaatacaaattcagtttaaatgatacgtccgataccgtatcccgaataaataaacaagttattacagataacatacAAACAAATAAttcctgttccgacaactcaaatttaaTTATTACAAAACCGAATATTGTTTTAAATGCCCCTGAAGACCcagactgacaagatctacagacaactatgcactAGAAGCTGGTTCTTGACAGagaactatttgttgggggcctctagagacttattctagcctcgctttcctagcaagcatacaccttaaacacctgtcacatacgttaaaataaagtcaatacatataatgtaaaggtgagcatacaagtttgataatagcatatagagttcgaatagtttacgcataaccagcacgtacacagaggaaaacgatgcatgttaattatcgacacggatccatcgataccaacgactgcgggttgactgtcagagacagttcgcaatacatgattaccaccgtaatccatgcaagtaattgtccttaacaacccccgtgtgaacgggtgctgagtccaaactatagtactatgttgctaaggcaggtagacagcattccacgtgtaaacataataaacaagcattcatttagtcaagtaatacatgcaatcggttagcgttcaaatagtt
This genomic interval carries:
- the LOC110899733 gene encoding ATP-dependent Clp protease proteolytic subunit-related protein 4, chloroplastic, with protein sequence MASHLFPSAHILSKPNSTNTRTSSSSSIKASLSTNFISPYVGTGISSDFSGHKIRPASLNPSSSSHGKRLGVTMVIPFSRGSAWEQPPPDLASYLYKNRIVYLGMSLVPSVTELILAEFLYLQYEDDKKPIYLYINSTGTTKGGEKLGYETEAFAIYDVMRYVKPPIFTLCVGNAWGEAALLLAAGAKGNRSALPSSTIMIKQPIARFQGQATDVEIMRREIKNVKTELVKLYSKHIGKTEEQIEEDIRRPKYFSPSEAVEYGIIDKAAARSVLFAVQSRFGGGIG